A single genomic interval of Stieleria maiorica harbors:
- a CDS encoding HlyD family efflux transporter periplasmic adaptor subunit, producing the protein MTLRPRRHHHAANTPTGLRKRPDLVVVQTFHKHDSAVVVKDPVAMKYHRLRDDEWFVLERLSPGVLLETLRRQYEARFPPTKLSLSQLNELLFLFHRLGLAVSDRAGQGDRLLEKRDADRRRRIQEPLANLLFLRFPGVDPEPLLRWLSPFARPLLSVVGLTVMALIAAAAILTLASQWPRFVAEFPAMDQWLHVRAVFTLAAVISVTKVLHELGHAVVCKHFGGECHQMGPMLLVFTPALYCDTSDSWMLPNRFARAAVGLAGIGTEIMLASIATLIWASTGPSLIHHVAMNVMLVCSVSTVLFNANPLLRFDGYYVLSDLCDVPNLGHQSRQQLSRLTARLFLGITSTDHTPTSGRERFWLVVYAVMAAAYRWMLTLLILWLLLTMLRPYRLESVSQVLCLLAIGGLFYSALRAPISFLSHPGQRRRIDMNHVIKSGAVLAILLVIASIPLPSGESATGRIVPHDETPIYIGTAGHLDHLLATAGSRVEQGDLVATLENPEIVRQYSRAESRVASQRALVDALKSSRLVISDAANELPVAEATLVELERQLETRRGRLEALKIHASTSGRLIAPPKRPPSQQLATTSRAANEDADVTLAGWSGDPTEPRNRGCFLESGSELFTLIGDDRWDVELIVSATQVQRINVSNDVKLVLESDPAHPLIGSVAEISSKQWTVDDNRQRHDDQRAVQHETPLETSYVVRVELAPSDSAAKDALLPGADVSARITAEPISLLGRTTRFLNRLLRFR; encoded by the coding sequence ATGACGCTTCGCCCCCGCCGCCACCATCACGCCGCGAACACGCCGACCGGACTTCGCAAACGACCGGACCTGGTCGTCGTCCAAACCTTTCACAAACACGATTCGGCGGTGGTCGTCAAAGACCCCGTCGCGATGAAGTATCACCGTCTGCGCGACGACGAATGGTTCGTGCTGGAACGACTCTCGCCCGGTGTTTTGCTGGAAACACTGCGGCGGCAATACGAGGCGCGTTTCCCTCCGACAAAACTGTCACTGTCCCAACTCAACGAACTGCTGTTCCTCTTTCACCGACTCGGATTGGCCGTCTCCGACAGGGCAGGGCAGGGCGATCGACTGTTGGAAAAACGGGATGCGGATCGACGCCGACGGATCCAAGAGCCGCTGGCAAACCTGCTGTTCCTGCGGTTTCCGGGCGTCGACCCCGAACCGCTGTTGCGGTGGCTGAGTCCGTTTGCGCGTCCACTGTTGAGTGTTGTCGGATTGACGGTGATGGCTTTGATTGCGGCCGCGGCGATCCTAACGCTGGCGTCTCAGTGGCCACGGTTCGTCGCGGAGTTCCCGGCGATGGACCAGTGGCTACACGTGCGCGCGGTGTTCACCTTGGCCGCCGTCATCAGCGTTACCAAGGTGCTGCACGAACTCGGACACGCCGTTGTCTGTAAACATTTCGGCGGCGAGTGTCATCAGATGGGTCCGATGTTGTTGGTGTTCACTCCCGCGTTGTACTGCGACACCTCCGACTCGTGGATGCTGCCCAATCGATTCGCGCGTGCGGCGGTCGGACTGGCCGGCATCGGGACAGAGATCATGCTCGCATCGATCGCCACGCTAATCTGGGCGTCGACGGGGCCGTCACTGATCCATCATGTGGCCATGAACGTGATGCTCGTTTGCAGCGTCAGCACGGTGCTGTTCAACGCCAATCCGCTGCTGCGTTTCGATGGCTACTACGTGTTGTCGGACCTGTGCGATGTGCCCAACCTGGGACATCAATCCCGCCAGCAGCTGTCTCGCCTGACGGCGCGTCTATTTCTCGGCATCACCTCGACGGATCACACACCGACCAGTGGCCGCGAGCGGTTTTGGTTGGTCGTCTACGCGGTGATGGCCGCCGCCTATCGTTGGATGCTCACGTTGCTGATCCTCTGGTTGCTGCTAACGATGTTGCGTCCTTACCGGCTGGAATCGGTCAGCCAGGTGCTGTGCCTGTTGGCAATCGGCGGCCTGTTTTACTCTGCCCTTCGTGCCCCAATTTCCTTCTTGAGTCATCCCGGACAAAGGAGACGGATCGACATGAATCACGTGATCAAATCGGGGGCGGTCCTGGCCATCCTGTTGGTCATCGCAAGCATCCCGCTGCCGTCCGGTGAATCGGCGACCGGTCGCATCGTGCCCCATGACGAAACTCCGATCTACATTGGCACTGCCGGGCATCTGGATCATCTGCTGGCCACCGCTGGCAGTCGCGTTGAACAAGGCGATCTGGTGGCTACGCTGGAAAACCCCGAGATTGTTCGCCAATACTCCCGAGCCGAATCGCGGGTGGCGTCACAGCGAGCGTTGGTCGACGCACTGAAATCCAGCCGCTTGGTTATCTCCGACGCGGCGAATGAATTGCCCGTCGCCGAAGCCACGCTCGTCGAATTGGAACGGCAATTGGAAACACGCCGCGGGCGGCTCGAAGCGTTGAAGATTCACGCGTCCACCAGCGGGCGATTGATCGCGCCCCCCAAGCGTCCGCCGTCGCAGCAACTGGCGACCACGTCGCGGGCCGCCAACGAAGACGCCGACGTAACGCTTGCGGGCTGGAGCGGTGATCCGACGGAGCCGCGAAACCGCGGTTGCTTTCTCGAATCCGGCAGCGAACTATTCACCCTGATCGGTGACGACCGCTGGGACGTCGAACTGATCGTTTCAGCCACGCAGGTTCAACGAATCAATGTTTCCAACGACGTCAAATTGGTCCTGGAATCCGATCCCGCACATCCGCTGATCGGCTCTGTCGCCGAGATCTCCTCGAAACAATGGACCGTCGACGACAACCGGCAACGACACGACGACCAGCGGGCGGTGCAGCACGAAACGCCGCTGGAAACCTCCTACGTCGTCCGCGTGGAACTCGCCCCATCAGACTCGGCCGCCAAAGACGCCTTGCTACCCGGAGCCGACGTGTCGGCCAGGATCACCGCCGAACCGATCTCCCTGCTCGGCCGCACCACCCGATTCCTCAACCGACTACTCCGCTTCCGCTAA
- a CDS encoding efflux RND transporter periplasmic adaptor subunit, which yields MTSFSKPSDGATAPTTPSGDPPHQPPRSQEDRGADSPVSETVLSIAARSTSPTDFLQQIAALWTETFSLAAIALTHPDWPRPMMLARDADFAKRLDIDFIDHLLASSRSAATACDLPLRRAAADSLAEGTSATETPLAPTRSSDSPDGARGMHIQLLPQSDRCAALLIYCNDRLPDTATQIRDLKRLADHARCCRAALEGFSNDRASDSIPSTISLSDGTRALRHFHHDLDLTGTAYRIANETRRLLSLDRVTVVVSRRSRLRVEAVSGVAVVDRRANAITAAATLAARVLPLGRPIMLPTAEPLPPQIAEPLDHYLEATDVASVSIVPLYRPSPSAPDRKGRRSQESSDVAEPMPSSFFDDDRGNAEPIAMLLLESFSDADRVPITPAIKAIAAEAAIALSNAREHQRIFGLRVLKTLGDWFGGNRLPYSTLGLLATAALLLAGSMIQVDHKIIATGYVEPAEQQNVFARSDGIVKQIFVSDGQPVTAGDVLMRLENADLETQAESLSGEIQTTLQRLTSIGSMLLDPATDKNLSQRMAIEQRQLQSELNHLQGQQELVGRQLAELEITAPIDGVVAAWQLKRKLSGRPVGRGNQLLSIVRTDGPWQLRLEIPDQDAAEITRARAVEGELVVEFAAASHPESTFSATLDSIAGVARRNDQGRTVIDAEASVDPQSRSVHASDNPVFASAGAHNGVDATAKIHCGRRSLLASWFGDVADFVNRNLLFYVR from the coding sequence GTGACGAGCTTTTCGAAACCATCCGACGGCGCCACGGCCCCCACCACCCCCTCTGGCGATCCGCCGCACCAGCCCCCAAGGTCTCAGGAAGATCGGGGCGCCGATTCGCCGGTTTCGGAAACCGTGCTCTCGATCGCGGCTCGCTCGACCAGCCCGACGGACTTTCTGCAGCAAATCGCCGCGTTGTGGACCGAGACGTTTTCGCTGGCGGCGATCGCGCTGACGCATCCCGACTGGCCCCGGCCGATGATGTTGGCCCGGGACGCCGACTTTGCCAAACGCCTTGACATCGACTTCATCGACCACCTGCTGGCGTCCAGCCGATCGGCCGCCACCGCCTGCGATTTGCCCCTGCGTCGCGCGGCCGCGGATTCGTTGGCTGAAGGAACATCGGCGACTGAAACCCCGCTTGCCCCGACGCGGTCTTCGGATTCGCCGGACGGAGCCCGCGGAATGCACATCCAGTTGTTGCCCCAAAGCGATCGCTGTGCGGCCTTGCTGATCTACTGCAACGATCGACTGCCCGACACTGCCACCCAAATACGCGACTTGAAGCGATTGGCCGATCACGCCCGCTGCTGCCGCGCCGCGCTGGAAGGATTCAGCAACGATCGTGCAAGCGACTCGATTCCGTCGACGATCAGTCTTTCCGACGGCACGCGTGCACTGCGTCACTTCCACCATGACTTGGACCTGACGGGCACGGCCTATCGGATTGCCAACGAAACGCGACGACTGCTTTCACTCGATCGGGTCACGGTTGTGGTGTCTCGCCGAAGCCGGTTGCGGGTAGAAGCGGTCAGCGGCGTCGCGGTCGTCGACCGACGAGCCAACGCGATCACGGCCGCAGCGACGTTGGCCGCGCGCGTCCTGCCCCTCGGTCGCCCGATCATGCTGCCTACGGCCGAACCACTGCCGCCACAAATCGCCGAACCGTTGGATCACTACCTGGAAGCAACCGATGTCGCTTCGGTTTCGATCGTGCCGCTTTACCGACCGTCACCCTCCGCCCCCGATCGCAAAGGGCGACGCAGTCAAGAGTCATCCGACGTGGCCGAACCGATGCCGTCCTCGTTTTTCGATGACGATCGTGGCAACGCCGAACCGATCGCCATGCTGCTGTTGGAATCATTTTCCGATGCCGACCGCGTACCGATCACCCCCGCAATCAAAGCCATCGCTGCCGAAGCCGCGATCGCACTGTCCAACGCCCGCGAACACCAACGAATCTTCGGCCTGCGCGTGTTAAAAACACTCGGCGATTGGTTCGGCGGAAACCGTCTTCCATACAGCACTCTCGGATTGCTTGCGACCGCCGCCTTGCTGCTGGCCGGAAGCATGATCCAAGTTGACCATAAGATCATCGCGACCGGGTATGTCGAACCGGCAGAACAACAAAACGTTTTCGCCCGCTCCGATGGCATCGTCAAACAGATCTTCGTCAGCGACGGGCAACCGGTCACCGCGGGTGACGTGTTGATGCGTCTGGAGAACGCGGACTTGGAAACCCAAGCCGAATCGTTGTCCGGTGAAATCCAAACGACACTGCAACGCCTGACATCGATCGGATCGATGTTGCTCGATCCCGCCACGGATAAAAACCTGTCACAGCGGATGGCGATCGAGCAGCGGCAACTGCAAAGCGAATTGAATCATCTTCAAGGCCAACAGGAACTGGTCGGGCGACAACTCGCCGAACTTGAAATCACCGCCCCGATCGATGGCGTTGTCGCGGCGTGGCAACTGAAACGCAAACTGTCCGGACGGCCCGTCGGCCGGGGCAATCAATTGCTCAGCATCGTTCGCACCGACGGCCCCTGGCAATTGCGTCTTGAAATCCCCGACCAGGACGCCGCCGAAATCACGCGGGCCCGCGCGGTCGAAGGCGAACTGGTGGTTGAATTCGCCGCCGCATCGCATCCCGAGTCGACCTTTTCGGCCACACTGGACTCCATCGCCGGTGTCGCCCGACGCAACGACCAAGGCCGCACCGTGATCGACGCCGAAGCAAGCGTTGATCCCCAAAGCCGAAGCGTTCACGCAAGCGACAACCCAGTCTTTGCGTCGGCCGGTGCCCACAACGGTGTCGACGCGACCGCGAAAATCCACTGCGGACGACGCTCGCTGCTGGCGAGCTGGTTCGGGGACGTCGCCGATTTTGTCAATCGCAACCTGCTGTTCTACGTGCGATGA
- a CDS encoding RNA polymerase sigma factor — protein sequence MSDSPVTRATLLLRLRDANDHEAWSDFLRDYGPMLYRFVRSRGLQDADAADIVQDVFRRVGSAIGRLEYDKEKGGFRSWLFTITRNRLYTYFEKRKKAGPTGNDTAQLELLSQAADGRNELSEQWELEHLRSLAAIAMKTVEENSDPKTWSAFRITAVEGRSAAEAAEELSMSTGAIYVAKSRVTARLRAEIERLEQEEEA from the coding sequence GTGAGCGATTCTCCTGTGACGCGAGCGACGCTCCTGCTGCGGCTTCGCGACGCCAACGATCACGAAGCCTGGAGCGATTTTTTGCGGGACTATGGCCCGATGTTGTATCGGTTCGTGCGCAGTCGGGGACTGCAGGACGCCGATGCGGCGGATATCGTGCAAGACGTCTTTCGCCGCGTCGGTTCGGCGATCGGGCGGTTGGAATATGACAAGGAGAAAGGCGGATTCCGGTCCTGGTTGTTCACGATCACGCGGAACCGCTTGTACACCTATTTTGAGAAGCGAAAGAAAGCCGGCCCGACGGGAAACGACACGGCTCAATTGGAATTGTTGTCCCAAGCTGCTGACGGTCGCAACGAACTCAGCGAGCAGTGGGAATTGGAACACCTTCGTTCACTTGCCGCGATCGCGATGAAAACCGTAGAAGAAAACTCGGATCCCAAAACCTGGTCGGCGTTCCGGATCACGGCCGTTGAAGGCCGATCGGCGGCCGAGGCGGCCGAGGAGTTGTCGATGAGTACGGGCGCGATCTACGTCGCCAAAAGTCGTGTGACGGCGCGTCTGCGAGCGGAAATCGAGCGACTGGAACAAGAAGAGGAAGCGTGA